The genome window CGCCCAGCGCCAGCGCCATCACCGCCCAATCGGCGGGGGAGAGGCGCGACTCGTGCAGAAAGGTGCGCTGAGGACTGCCCGAAAACGCCCGCGACTGCAGGACAACTTCCAACTGTTGAGAGCGCACCAGCGCCCCCAGAATCAGCGGCACGGCGATGCGCGCATACACCTGCACCCGCTCCCAGGGGCGCAGGCGCTCCACCGCCAGCCCGCGCAGGCGCTGGGCTTCGATGATGGTCTGGGCTTCGGCAAACAGCAGGGGGAAGAAGCGCAGGGTGGCGGAGAAGATGAACGCCAGCGTGTAGGGCACGCGCGCCCGCACCATGCCCACCACCACCTGATCCACATCGCTGGTAAAGATGACCAGCGGCACAATCATCACCACGCTGAGGGTCTTCAACACCGCGTTCAGCCCGTAGAGCAAGCCCTCGCGGGTCAGCCCGCCCCCGCCGATCAGCCACCAGTCCTCGGGGAAGCGCAGAAGGTAGGTCAGCGGCGCGCCGCCCAGCAGGGAGCGCACCTGCTGGACGTTGAAAAAGCCGTGGGTGAGCATCAG of Anaerolinea thermophila UNI-1 contains these proteins:
- a CDS encoding energy-coupling factor transporter transmembrane component T family protein, which encodes MSVILFQSTGRRTLFHRLDFRSKAVLMLAVTVTAFIWEDPLAQAGLALAVFLACVLGGVRWAYLRVIFLLMTPLFILLMLTHGFFNVQQVRSLLGGAPLTYLLRFPEDWWLIGGGGLTREGLLYGLNAVLKTLSVVMIVPLVIFTSDVDQVVVGMVRARVPYTLAFIFSATLRFFPLLFAEAQTIIEAQRLRGLAVERLRPWERVQVYARIAVPLILGALVRSQQLEVVLQSRAFSGSPQRTFLHESRLSPADWAVMALALGGMALAVVLRLTTGFGSFHG